In a single window of the Ooceraea biroi isolate clonal line C1 chromosome 8, Obir_v5.4, whole genome shotgun sequence genome:
- the LOC105287312 gene encoding general transcription factor II-I repeat domain-containing protein 2A-like gives MAVYVRYLWNNEFKEELLTLLPLHDRTTGEILFTNFQKFMESNNLSFDNILSITTDSAPAMTGKVNGFVTLTKNRNSKIIALHCIIHQAVLCSKLSDNLKNVMTVVMKIVNYLRSHSALQHRLLRAFLQECESEYIELLVHNDVRCLSKGNVLNRLICLLPEIRSFLESRNTKTANEYFQFLSNIENVSKICFLGDVFSHFNELNKYLQGKNKVLCDMWEIIKAFQRKLQLFENDLNSKELLHFPSLKVHIEGNPDEDIGMDIFVKFLQEVQIEFSSRFSEFSQISNLLTALKNPFSVEPNGNWVTQAMHLFGGYVDKARLQLEIIELQENSVLKESYQASQIIKFWTDILPNETYPNLRKIGSFVLTMFGSTYVCEATFSKMNYVKNKFRNRLTDHHLEDCLIAATTSYNLEFTKLAKAANRNSHISVIYGISMHGISY, from the coding sequence ATGGCAGTTTATGTTCGGTATCTTTGGAACAATGAATTTAAAGAAGAACTTTTAACATTATTGCCACTTCACGATCGCACAACCGGTGAAATACTATTCACAAATTTTCAAAAGTTCATGGAGTCTAACAATCTTTCGTTTGATAATATTCTTTCGATAACAACTGATAGTGCACCGGCTATGACTGGTAAAGTTAATGGTTTTGTTACACTcacgaaaaatcgaaattctaaaattattgCATTGCATTGCATAATTCATCAAGCTGTTCTGTGCTCAAAGCTTTCTGACAATCTTAAGAATGTCATGACAGTAGTAATGAAAATAGTTAATTATCTGCGCTCGCATTCGGCTCTACAACACCGTTTACTAAGAGCATTTTTGCAAGAATGTGAAAGCGAATACATAGAGTTGCTTGTTCACAATGATGTTCGCTGTCTAAGTAAAGGCAATGTATTGAACAGATTGATATGCTTACTACCAGAAATTCGCAGTTTTCTTGAGTCCAGAAATACTAAGACTGCTAATGAGTATTTCCAATTTTTGAGTAACATAGAGAACGTTagcaaaatttgttttttggGCGATGTGTTTTCCCATTTTAATGAACtcaacaaatatttgcaagGCAAAAATAAAGTTCTCTGTGATATGtgggaaataataaaagcattCCAGCGGAAATTGCAGTTGTTCGAAAACGATCTGAATTCAAAGGAACTACTTCACTTTCCTTCATTGAAAGTTCATATTGAAGGAAATCCTGATGAAGACATTGGCATGGACATCTTTGTCAAGTTTTTACAAGAAGTGCAGATCGAATTTTCTTCGCGGTTTTCAGAATTTAGCCAAATCTCTAATTTGCTCACTGCTTTAAAGAATCCATTTTCTGTGGAACCCAACGGTAACTGGGTTACACAAGCTATGCATCTTTTTGGTGGTTACGTTGATAAAGCTAGGCTTCAGCTGGAAATTATTGAGTTGCAAGAAAACAGTGTATTGAAAGAAAGCTATCAAGCATCACAGATAATCAAGTTTTGGACTGATATTTTACCCAATGAAACTTACCCTAATTTACGAAAGATAGGTTCTTTTGTTTTGACAATGTTTGGATCCACTTATGTTTGCGAAGCTACATTCTCAAAAATGAATTACGTGAAAAACAAGTTTCGAAATCGTCTAACTGACCACCATCTTGAGGATTGTTTGATTGCTGCTACTACTAGCTACAACCTTGAGTTTACAAAGTTGGCCAAGGCAGCAAATCGCAATTCTCACATTAGTGTTATTTATGGTATTAGTATGCATGGTATTAGTTATTAG